A DNA window from Helianthus annuus cultivar XRQ/B chromosome 15, HanXRQr2.0-SUNRISE, whole genome shotgun sequence contains the following coding sequences:
- the LOC110909988 gene encoding probable galacturonosyltransferase 7 isoform X1 has translation MPGKKRWSWLVIAVLGLVLLSMFVPLAFLLGLHNGFHSVTHTGRATEQRKNDKVAAFTPPLIKGGLPTRVDGLLRNPGPTLPKDFRRNVVKKTENKTTGFAVPTQVFNPPPKKHDVGVSSSAEGTKTSQVTGQSEKTCELKFGSYCLWRQQHREKMTDFIVKRMKDQLYVARAYYPSIAKLPKLDQFTQEIKQNIQEFERILSVSSSDPDLPPQIEKKIQKMEATITKAKSAVTDCNNVDKKLRQLVDLTEDEAKFHMKQSAFLYQLAVQTTPKSLHCLSMRLTVEYFKTSPDEADLSESLLNPDLHHYVIFSNNVLASSVVINSTVMHAKVSRKQVFHVLTDKQSFFSMKMWFFTNSYKDATVQVLNIEDLDLLEGQPSSHLSMPQELRVSFLSTTKTRTEYISVFSHLHYSLPRIFPSLKKIILLDDDIVVQRDLSSLWNVDMNEKVIGAVQFCMVKLGAIKDYLGKEKYDANSCTWMSGMNVIDLVRWREKDVTRTYQGLVQRRLTETTLGATMLTFQGLLFALDDTWVLSGLGHNYSIPNAAINKAAVLHFNGNMKPWLDLGIPSYKTHWRRYLNKENRFLTDCNVNP, from the exons ATGCCAGGGAAGAAACGATGGAGTTGGCTCGTAATCGCAGTGTTAGGCCTCGTATTACTCTCAATGTTCGTTCCTCTTGCGTTCTTACTCGGTCTCCACAACGGATTTCACTCCGTTACTCACACAG GGCGTGCTACTGAGCAAAGGAAAAATGATAAGGTTGCCGCTTTTACGCCACCGTTAATTAAA GGAGGGCTGCCAACACGTGTAGATGGACTTTTGAGAAATCCTGGACCAACTCTTCCAAAG GATTTTAGAAGGAACGTTGTCAAGAAAACTGAGAACAAAACCACTG GTTTTGCTGTGCCTACACAAGTATTTAACCCACCTCCAAAAAAACAT GATGTTGGAGTTAGTTCGTCAGCTGAAGGAACTAAAACAAGTCAAGTCACCGGTCAGAGTGAAAAAACGTGTGAACTAAAATTCGGGAGCTATTGCTTATGGCGTCAACAACATAGGGAAAAAATGACCGATTTTATTGTTAAAAGAATGAAGGAccagctttacgtggctcgagctTATTACCCCAGTATTGCAAAGCTTCCAAAACTTGACCAATTTACCCAAGAAATAAAGCAAAATATTCAAGAGTTTGAACGTATTCTCAGTGTAAGCTCTTCAGATCCAGATCTTCCACCCCA GATTGAGAAGAAGATTCAAAAAATGGAAGCCACAATTACCAAAGCAAAATCAGCAGTTACTGACTGTAACAATGTTGACAAAAAATTAAGACAATTAGTTGATTTAACAGAAGATGAAGCCAAGTTTCACATGAAACAAAGTGCTTTTCTTTACCAACTTGCAGTCCAAACAACACCAAAAAGTCTACATTGTTTGTCAATGAGACTAACAGTTGAGTATTTTAAAACTTCACCCGATGAGGCTGATCTGTCAGAGAGTTTGTTGAATCCGGACCTGCATCACTATGTTATCTTTTCCAACAACGTGCTTGCATCATCTGTGGTTATCAATTCGACTGTTATGCATGCAAAG GTCAGTAGGAAGCAGGTGTTTCATGTATTAACAGATAAGCAAAGCTTCTTCTCCATGAAAATGTGGTTCTTCACAAACTCTTACAAAGACGCAACAGTTCAAGTTTTAAACATTGAAGATCTTGACCTTCTAGAAGGTCAACCGTCCTCTCATTTGTCAATGCCCCAAGAGTTACGCGTCTCTTTCCTTTCCACAACAAAAACCAGAACCGAATACATCTCTGTGTTTTCTCATTTGCATTATTCCTTACCAAGAATATTCCCATCTTTGAAAAAAATCATTCTTCTTgatgacgatattgttgtccagcGTGATCTTTCATCGTTATGGAATGTTGACATGAATGAAAAAGTCATCGGGGCAGTGCAGTTTTGCATGGTGAAATTGGGTGCAATTAAGGATTACTTGGGGAAGGAAAAATATGATGCTAATTCTTGCACTTGGATGTCCGGGATGAATGTTATTGATTTGGTTCGATGGAGAGAAAAAGATGTTACTAGAACGTATCAAGGTTTGGTGCAACGG CGGTTGACCGAAACAACGCTAGGAGCAACCATGTTGACTTTTCAAGGCTTACTTTTTGCTCTTGATGACACATGGGTATTATCCGGGCTGGGTCATAATTACAGTATTCCCAACGCCGCAATTAACAAAGCTGCTGTATTACACTTCAATGGCAACATGAAACCCTGGCTTGATCTCGGTATTCCAAGTTACAAAACTCACTGGAGAAGGTATCTAAATAAAGAAAACCGTTTCTTGACTGATTGCAATGTCAACCCATGA
- the LOC110909988 gene encoding probable galacturonosyltransferase 7 isoform X2: MDFRRNVVKKTENKTTGFAVPTQVFNPPPKKHDVGVSSSAEGTKTSQVTGQSEKTCELKFGSYCLWRQQHREKMTDFIVKRMKDQLYVARAYYPSIAKLPKLDQFTQEIKQNIQEFERILSVSSSDPDLPPQIEKKIQKMEATITKAKSAVTDCNNVDKKLRQLVDLTEDEAKFHMKQSAFLYQLAVQTTPKSLHCLSMRLTVEYFKTSPDEADLSESLLNPDLHHYVIFSNNVLASSVVINSTVMHAKVSRKQVFHVLTDKQSFFSMKMWFFTNSYKDATVQVLNIEDLDLLEGQPSSHLSMPQELRVSFLSTTKTRTEYISVFSHLHYSLPRIFPSLKKIILLDDDIVVQRDLSSLWNVDMNEKVIGAVQFCMVKLGAIKDYLGKEKYDANSCTWMSGMNVIDLVRWREKDVTRTYQGLVQRRLTETTLGATMLTFQGLLFALDDTWVLSGLGHNYSIPNAAINKAAVLHFNGNMKPWLDLGIPSYKTHWRRYLNKENRFLTDCNVNP, translated from the exons ATG GATTTTAGAAGGAACGTTGTCAAGAAAACTGAGAACAAAACCACTG GTTTTGCTGTGCCTACACAAGTATTTAACCCACCTCCAAAAAAACAT GATGTTGGAGTTAGTTCGTCAGCTGAAGGAACTAAAACAAGTCAAGTCACCGGTCAGAGTGAAAAAACGTGTGAACTAAAATTCGGGAGCTATTGCTTATGGCGTCAACAACATAGGGAAAAAATGACCGATTTTATTGTTAAAAGAATGAAGGAccagctttacgtggctcgagctTATTACCCCAGTATTGCAAAGCTTCCAAAACTTGACCAATTTACCCAAGAAATAAAGCAAAATATTCAAGAGTTTGAACGTATTCTCAGTGTAAGCTCTTCAGATCCAGATCTTCCACCCCA GATTGAGAAGAAGATTCAAAAAATGGAAGCCACAATTACCAAAGCAAAATCAGCAGTTACTGACTGTAACAATGTTGACAAAAAATTAAGACAATTAGTTGATTTAACAGAAGATGAAGCCAAGTTTCACATGAAACAAAGTGCTTTTCTTTACCAACTTGCAGTCCAAACAACACCAAAAAGTCTACATTGTTTGTCAATGAGACTAACAGTTGAGTATTTTAAAACTTCACCCGATGAGGCTGATCTGTCAGAGAGTTTGTTGAATCCGGACCTGCATCACTATGTTATCTTTTCCAACAACGTGCTTGCATCATCTGTGGTTATCAATTCGACTGTTATGCATGCAAAG GTCAGTAGGAAGCAGGTGTTTCATGTATTAACAGATAAGCAAAGCTTCTTCTCCATGAAAATGTGGTTCTTCACAAACTCTTACAAAGACGCAACAGTTCAAGTTTTAAACATTGAAGATCTTGACCTTCTAGAAGGTCAACCGTCCTCTCATTTGTCAATGCCCCAAGAGTTACGCGTCTCTTTCCTTTCCACAACAAAAACCAGAACCGAATACATCTCTGTGTTTTCTCATTTGCATTATTCCTTACCAAGAATATTCCCATCTTTGAAAAAAATCATTCTTCTTgatgacgatattgttgtccagcGTGATCTTTCATCGTTATGGAATGTTGACATGAATGAAAAAGTCATCGGGGCAGTGCAGTTTTGCATGGTGAAATTGGGTGCAATTAAGGATTACTTGGGGAAGGAAAAATATGATGCTAATTCTTGCACTTGGATGTCCGGGATGAATGTTATTGATTTGGTTCGATGGAGAGAAAAAGATGTTACTAGAACGTATCAAGGTTTGGTGCAACGG CGGTTGACCGAAACAACGCTAGGAGCAACCATGTTGACTTTTCAAGGCTTACTTTTTGCTCTTGATGACACATGGGTATTATCCGGGCTGGGTCATAATTACAGTATTCCCAACGCCGCAATTAACAAAGCTGCTGTATTACACTTCAATGGCAACATGAAACCCTGGCTTGATCTCGGTATTCCAAGTTACAAAACTCACTGGAGAAGGTATCTAAATAAAGAAAACCGTTTCTTGACTGATTGCAATGTCAACCCATGA